One stretch of Periplaneta americana isolate PAMFEO1 chromosome 1, P.americana_PAMFEO1_priV1, whole genome shotgun sequence DNA includes these proteins:
- the LOC138706240 gene encoding leucine-rich repeat-containing protein 51-like, producing the protein MINWDTDEVNSFGQQTLVQELVYLLIMLFSDLKNERPRVFRVGHMPVRGSSMKYLTRSVWLNNNNLTNARGFENFINSLLEQPSALGWIDLSFNTFTEVDDELLKFPNLRILYLHGNSIQSLGSIEKLKKLDRLLTATFHGNPIESMPCYRSHIINLLPQINNLDFAPVVSSEREAVPPQQNRKRHASRNKN; encoded by the exons atgattAACTGGGACACAGATGAGGTAAACAGCTTCGGACAGCAGACACTCGTGCAAGAATTAGTCTACTTACTTATAATGTTGTTTTCAGATTTGAAGAATGAGAGACCGCGTGTTTTTCGTGTGGGACATATGCCAGTGCGCGGATCTTCTATGAAATATTTGACACGTTCAGTTTggcttaacaataataatttgactAATGCTCGGGGTTTTGAGAACTTCATCAACAGCTTGTTAGAGCAACCGTCTGCACTTGGATGGATTGATCTCTCCTTTAACACCTTCACTGAAGTTGATGAT GAACTCTTGAAATTTCCTAATTTGCGTATTCTTTATCTTCATGGCAACTCAATTCAGAGTTTAGGAAGTATAGAAAAGCTGAAGAAACTCGACCGATTGCTCACAGCTACTTTTCATG GTAATCCTATAGAGTCTATGCCATGCTATCGCAGTCACATCATCAACTTGCTTCCGCAGATCAACAACCTCGACTTTGCACCAGTCGTATCATCAGAGAGAGAGGCAGTTCCCCCACAGCAAAACAGGAAGAGACATGcttcaagaaataaaaattaa